A single region of the Streptomyces vilmorinianum genome encodes:
- a CDS encoding DMT family transporter — MARSKTAGGVAGGVINAVAGGGMFAVAKSGFDHLDPFHLVSARFVVAALVFVALLALKEGLGALSFDGRLLRLWWLGTIGFAGFNLFVYVGLQTIPSQSSALVIATMPALTVLAVWARSRQRPHAATLAFVALALFGVALVLGNGNPVSVVTGGVGFGGLLTLVGAAGWVIYSTGAAAHFPDWSPLRYTSITCLLGTVSIVVITGFSSAMGWIPQAAASDYTASWWQILYMAIPASVIAMLGWFTALRTLGPANGALFINLVPVTAFVVQAFLGHVPTGPEIAGICLVIGALVASNFHSRHRAAKDAGAAQQSTTTDDLPVPTGK; from the coding sequence GTGGCCAGGTCCAAGACAGCCGGCGGCGTCGCTGGCGGCGTCATCAACGCGGTCGCCGGCGGAGGCATGTTCGCCGTCGCGAAATCGGGGTTCGACCATCTGGACCCCTTCCACCTCGTCTCCGCCCGCTTCGTCGTCGCCGCTCTCGTCTTCGTCGCGCTGCTCGCGCTGAAGGAGGGTCTCGGCGCGCTGAGCTTCGACGGACGACTGCTCAGGCTCTGGTGGCTGGGCACCATCGGCTTCGCGGGCTTCAACCTCTTCGTGTACGTCGGCCTGCAGACCATCCCCTCGCAGAGTTCGGCCCTCGTGATCGCCACGATGCCCGCGCTCACCGTCCTCGCCGTCTGGGCGCGCAGCAGGCAACGGCCGCACGCCGCGACCCTCGCCTTCGTCGCGCTCGCGCTCTTCGGCGTCGCGCTCGTCCTCGGCAACGGGAACCCGGTCAGCGTGGTGACCGGCGGCGTCGGCTTCGGCGGACTCCTGACCCTGGTCGGGGCGGCCGGCTGGGTCATCTACAGCACGGGCGCCGCGGCCCACTTCCCCGACTGGTCCCCGCTGCGCTACACGAGCATCACCTGCCTCCTCGGCACGGTCAGCATCGTGGTGATCACCGGCTTCTCCTCGGCGATGGGGTGGATCCCGCAGGCCGCGGCCAGCGACTACACCGCCTCCTGGTGGCAGATCCTCTACATGGCCATCCCGGCCAGCGTCATCGCCATGCTCGGGTGGTTCACCGCCCTGCGCACCCTCGGCCCGGCCAACGGGGCCCTGTTCATCAATCTCGTACCCGTCACCGCCTTCGTCGTACAGGCCTTCCTGGGCCATGTGCCGACCGGCCCGGAGATCGCGGGCATCTGCCTGGTCATCGGCGCGCTGGTCGCCTCCAACTTCCACAGCCGTCATCGGGCCGCCAAGGACGCCGGCGCCGCGCAGCAGTCCACCACCACGGACGACCTCCCCGTACCCACAGGTAAATAG
- a CDS encoding vanadium-dependent haloperoxidase has translation MSPAMKSMRRGRGAGISTAVAAALIGTVALTVSPASAQPTATDAGAPATEASEAAQGGDNLVIQWNKMAYDASVKTAAKTNGLKRPPLGSRVYATVHSCIYDAWAAYDYKAVGTQLGDDLRQPYYKRTLANRKTAINYAAYDALVYLFPDFKADFDAKLQQLGLDPANTTRNTTTPAGVAHTACDAVIAVRRADGSNQDNNYADTTGYQAVNPPQDFNAFDKSTIVDPNRWTPLTTNGVTPSFATPQWGDITPFAIKDPASFLPPAPPVYGSAASQADIKTLMDVNAKLTDREKVIAEYWLERSETPTGHQNQWAQFISHRDGNTLSEDVKMFFALNLAMGDSGIVAWKTKVHYDYSRPITMIRYDQSGKTVQGYGGPGKGTQTIDGSAWKPYVTTPAFGSYVSGHAVWGAAAAEALKLWTGSDKFGDSFTFKAGTSTFEPGQTPAADVTLKWNTLSEAAAEDGMSRIYGGVHWTFDNLEGQKVGRTVAKATHAQALRYINGTA, from the coding sequence ATGAGTCCTGCCATGAAGTCGATGCGCCGCGGACGGGGCGCCGGCATCTCCACCGCCGTCGCGGCCGCGCTGATCGGCACGGTGGCTCTCACTGTGAGCCCCGCCTCCGCGCAGCCCACGGCGACGGACGCCGGCGCGCCGGCGACCGAGGCCTCCGAGGCGGCGCAGGGTGGCGACAACCTCGTCATCCAGTGGAACAAGATGGCCTACGACGCCTCCGTGAAGACGGCCGCGAAGACCAACGGGCTGAAGCGACCGCCGCTCGGAAGCCGCGTCTACGCCACGGTCCACTCCTGCATATACGACGCCTGGGCCGCCTACGACTACAAGGCGGTGGGTACCCAGCTGGGCGACGACCTGCGTCAGCCGTACTACAAGCGCACCCTGGCCAACCGCAAGACCGCCATCAACTACGCGGCCTACGACGCGCTGGTCTACCTCTTCCCCGACTTCAAGGCCGATTTCGACGCCAAACTGCAGCAGCTGGGCCTCGACCCGGCCAACACCACGCGGAACACCACGACGCCGGCGGGCGTCGCGCACACCGCCTGTGACGCGGTCATCGCGGTGCGCCGGGCCGACGGCTCCAACCAGGACAACAACTACGCCGACACCACCGGCTACCAGGCGGTCAACCCGCCCCAGGACTTCAACGCGTTCGACAAGTCCACCATCGTGGACCCGAACCGCTGGACTCCGCTCACCACCAACGGTGTCACGCCCTCCTTCGCGACGCCGCAGTGGGGTGACATCACGCCGTTCGCGATCAAGGACCCCGCTTCCTTCCTCCCGCCCGCCCCGCCGGTCTACGGCAGCGCTGCCTCGCAGGCGGACATCAAGACCCTGATGGACGTCAACGCCAAGCTGACGGACCGTGAGAAGGTCATCGCCGAGTACTGGCTGGAGCGCTCCGAGACCCCCACCGGTCACCAGAACCAGTGGGCGCAGTTCATCTCGCACCGCGACGGCAACACCCTCAGCGAGGACGTGAAGATGTTCTTCGCGCTCAACCTCGCGATGGGTGACTCCGGCATCGTCGCCTGGAAGACCAAGGTCCACTACGACTACTCCCGGCCGATCACGATGATCCGGTACGACCAGTCCGGCAAGACCGTGCAGGGCTACGGCGGCCCCGGCAAGGGCACCCAGACGATCGACGGCTCGGCCTGGAAGCCGTACGTCACCACCCCGGCCTTCGGCTCGTACGTCTCCGGCCACGCCGTCTGGGGCGCGGCCGCCGCGGAGGCGCTGAAGCTGTGGACCGGCAGCGACAAGTTCGGTGACTCGTTCACCTTCAAGGCCGGCACGTCCACCTTCGAGCCCGGCCAGACCCCGGCCGCGGACGTGACGCTCAAGTGGAACACGCTGAGCGAGGCCGCCGCCGAGGACGGCATGTCGCGGATCTACGGCGGCGTGCACTGGACCTTCGACAACCTCGAGGGCCAGAAGGTCGGCCGGACGGTCGCCAAGGCCACGCACGCCCAGGCGCTGCGGTACATCAACGGCACCGCCTGA
- a CDS encoding IS701 family transposase: MRDAVTRVVRDETVAEVSRRMLASLPRRDQRLKGEKYVEGLLRVPGRKTMRAIAAAAGGGAAEQSVHHFISKSSWDWSRVRRDLGQYVDEAIEPQAWVVHPLAIPKWGRHSVGVQESYVAALGRVANSQQAYGVWLASETVSAPVNWHLLLPEGWLTDDERRRRAEIPEDVSALDADRALLDVVGEMAGDWPVRRRPVVLDGRQAEDLVSLVDALRRAGIPFVMRVGPTAPLAPCSGGEGGGADAASVAERARPGALPVRWMDPEGWGAARVPLATRVPVVLAAPGRRAAPTPLALVAAWNGTAAGAVGAGAGADELWLSNLFAASAADLLRLGRLVRRVETDATAIGGRVGLRDFEGRCYGGWHRHVTLCSIAHAVVAAADA, translated from the coding sequence TTGAGAGATGCCGTGACCCGGGTCGTACGGGACGAGACCGTCGCCGAGGTCTCACGCAGGATGCTCGCGTCGCTGCCGCGCCGCGACCAGCGCCTGAAGGGGGAGAAGTACGTCGAGGGACTCCTGCGGGTCCCGGGGCGCAAGACCATGCGCGCCATCGCCGCGGCGGCCGGCGGGGGCGCCGCCGAGCAGAGTGTGCACCACTTCATCAGCAAGTCCTCGTGGGACTGGTCACGGGTGCGCCGGGACCTGGGGCAGTACGTGGACGAGGCGATCGAGCCCCAGGCCTGGGTGGTCCATCCGCTCGCCATACCCAAGTGGGGCCGGCACAGCGTCGGTGTGCAGGAGTCGTACGTCGCCGCGCTCGGCCGGGTCGCCAACAGCCAGCAGGCGTACGGGGTGTGGCTCGCCAGCGAGACCGTCAGCGCCCCCGTCAACTGGCATCTGCTGCTGCCCGAGGGCTGGCTGACGGACGACGAGCGCCGCCGGCGGGCCGAGATCCCCGAGGACGTGTCCGCTCTCGACGCGGACCGGGCCCTCCTCGACGTCGTCGGCGAGATGGCGGGGGACTGGCCGGTGCGGCGCAGACCCGTCGTCCTGGACGGCCGCCAGGCCGAGGATCTCGTCTCCCTCGTGGACGCCCTGCGGCGGGCCGGCATCCCGTTCGTCATGCGCGTCGGACCGACGGCCCCTCTCGCCCCGTGCTCCGGCGGCGAGGGCGGGGGAGCGGATGCCGCGAGCGTCGCCGAGCGGGCCCGCCCCGGGGCGCTGCCCGTGCGCTGGATGGACCCGGAGGGGTGGGGCGCCGCGCGGGTGCCGCTGGCGACCCGCGTCCCCGTCGTCCTCGCCGCCCCCGGCCGTCGCGCCGCGCCCACCCCGCTCGCCCTCGTCGCCGCCTGGAACGGGACGGCGGCGGGGGCAGTGGGGGCGGGGGCGGGGGCGGACGAGCTGTGGCTCTCGAACCTGTTCGCCGCGTCGGCGGCCGACCTGCTGCGCCTGGGACGTCTCGTACGGCGCGTGGAGACGGACGCGACGGCGATCGGCGGTCGCGTCGGCCTCCGGGACTTCGAGGGGCGGTGCTACGGCGGCTGGCACCGGCACGTCACCTTGTGCTCGATCGCCCACGCCGTCGTCGCGGCGGCGGACGCGTAG
- a CDS encoding 3-oxoacyl-ACP synthase III family protein, with product MSPIGIVSTGSYVPTTVVTNEELAGDAGVTADWIIRKTGIHERRRAADHEATSDLAAHAARGALAQAGLRPEDLSYIVLATSTPDHPQPATASIVQNLIGATNAAAFDVNAVCSGFVYALTVAERLLAGQPGNRYGLVVGVDIYSRILDYSDRKTCILFGDGAGAVVLGPAEEGKGVLETGLITRGDQHRLISVPAGGSRIPPSAESVRAGQHYFRMDGRGVRGFVHENLPAALHQLLDTAGVPADEVQHFIPHQANGVMLSEVWPELGLDNAALHLALKRYGNTGSGSVPITLDLVHRQGLLAENDVVLLTGFGGGMNVGSALLRWGATPYARPARTALPLAG from the coding sequence GTGAGCCCCATCGGCATCGTCAGCACCGGCTCCTACGTACCGACCACCGTGGTCACCAACGAGGAGCTCGCCGGTGACGCCGGCGTCACCGCTGACTGGATCATCCGCAAGACCGGCATACACGAGCGCCGCAGAGCGGCCGACCACGAGGCGACGTCCGACCTCGCGGCGCACGCGGCGCGCGGCGCCCTCGCGCAGGCGGGCCTGCGGCCCGAGGACCTCTCGTACATCGTGCTCGCCACCTCCACCCCGGACCATCCGCAGCCGGCCACCGCCAGCATCGTCCAGAACCTGATCGGCGCGACGAACGCCGCGGCCTTCGACGTGAACGCGGTCTGCAGCGGCTTCGTCTACGCCCTCACCGTCGCGGAGCGCCTCCTCGCCGGACAGCCCGGGAACCGCTACGGCCTGGTCGTCGGCGTGGACATCTACTCCCGGATCCTCGACTACTCCGACCGCAAGACGTGCATCCTCTTCGGCGACGGAGCCGGAGCGGTCGTGCTCGGCCCCGCGGAGGAGGGGAAGGGCGTGCTGGAGACGGGTCTGATCACCCGGGGCGACCAGCACCGCCTGATCAGCGTTCCCGCCGGGGGCAGCCGCATCCCGCCGTCCGCCGAGAGCGTCCGGGCGGGGCAGCACTACTTCCGCATGGACGGGCGCGGGGTCCGCGGATTCGTCCACGAGAACCTGCCGGCCGCGCTGCACCAGCTCCTCGACACGGCCGGGGTCCCCGCCGACGAGGTCCAGCACTTCATCCCCCACCAGGCCAACGGCGTCATGCTGAGCGAGGTCTGGCCCGAGCTCGGGCTCGACAACGCGGCGCTGCACCTCGCGCTCAAGCGGTACGGGAACACCGGATCCGGATCGGTCCCGATCACGCTCGACCTGGTCCACCGTCAGGGACTGCTCGCGGAGAACGACGTCGTGCTCCTGACCGGGTTCGGCGGCGGCATGAACGTGGGCTCGGCCCTGCTGCGCTGGGGAGCGACGCCGTACGCGCGGCCGGCCCGGACCGCACTGCCGCTCGCCGGCTGA
- a CDS encoding HAD family hydrolase: MTQRTAAFFDVDETLIRVKSMFRFLEFYLKLRGEPDSTYARLHGELRSAAALGIPRASINRAYYRFYEGEEVRHVRAAGRGWFERELEDGLFHPDVVAELHRHKEAGDLTLLVSGSFFACLDPVRDWLGADRAFGTRPLIRRGQFTGDVLTPMIGAAKGRVVQASGALAGIDLAASSAYGDHVSDLEMLRAVGHPVAVGEDSVLVDHAARHGWRRLALVGVQ; encoded by the coding sequence ATGACGCAGCGCACCGCCGCCTTCTTCGACGTGGACGAGACCCTCATCAGGGTCAAGAGCATGTTCCGGTTCCTGGAGTTCTATCTGAAGCTGCGGGGCGAGCCCGACAGCACGTACGCGCGACTGCACGGCGAACTCCGGTCCGCCGCCGCGCTCGGCATACCGCGCGCGTCGATCAACCGCGCCTACTACCGCTTCTACGAGGGCGAGGAGGTCCGGCACGTCAGGGCGGCGGGGCGCGGGTGGTTCGAGCGCGAACTCGAGGACGGCCTCTTCCACCCCGACGTGGTGGCCGAACTGCACCGCCACAAGGAGGCGGGCGACCTCACCCTGCTCGTCTCGGGCTCCTTCTTCGCCTGTCTCGACCCCGTCCGCGACTGGCTGGGCGCCGACCGCGCCTTCGGCACCCGTCCGCTGATCCGCCGGGGGCAGTTCACGGGCGACGTCCTCACGCCCATGATCGGGGCGGCCAAGGGGCGTGTCGTCCAGGCCTCGGGTGCCCTCGCGGGCATCGACCTGGCGGCGTCCTCGGCGTACGGCGACCACGTCAGCGATCTGGAGATGCTGCGCGCCGTCGGCCACCCGGTCGCCGTCGGCGAGGACTCGGTCCTGGTCGACCACGCCGCCCGCCACGGCTGGCGCCGTCTCGCGCTCGTCGGCGTCCAGTAA
- a CDS encoding carboxymuconolactone decarboxylase family protein, which translates to MSRVQMIQPSEAQGEFKDALDTVQKGMGAVPNLAKALANSPAVLKAYLALSGAVGAGIPAPVRERIALTTAEHNGCDYCLSAHTYIAANAAKLPEAEIAAAREAKSEDAGHQAVLAFTKSVLTNRGHVSDQEMEALRGAGYGDKEIVDIVVSISLNILTNYFNHVAELDIDFPVVHAEPQG; encoded by the coding sequence ATGAGCAGGGTTCAGATGATCCAGCCGTCCGAGGCACAGGGCGAGTTCAAGGACGCCCTCGACACGGTGCAGAAGGGGATGGGCGCCGTGCCCAACCTGGCCAAGGCCCTGGCCAACTCCCCTGCCGTGCTGAAGGCCTACCTGGCTCTCTCGGGCGCCGTGGGCGCGGGCATCCCGGCCCCGGTCCGTGAGCGCATCGCGCTGACGACCGCCGAGCACAACGGCTGCGACTACTGCCTGTCGGCCCACACCTACATCGCCGCCAACGCCGCCAAGCTGCCCGAGGCGGAGATCGCCGCGGCCCGCGAGGCGAAGTCGGAGGACGCCGGCCACCAGGCGGTGCTCGCCTTCACCAAGTCCGTGCTGACCAACCGCGGTCACGTCTCCGACCAGGAGATGGAGGCTCTGCGGGGCGCCGGCTACGGCGACAAGGAGATCGTCGACATCGTCGTCTCCATCTCGCTCAACATTCTGACGAACTACTTCAACCACGTCGCGGAGCTCGACATCGACTTCCCCGTCGTGCACGCGGAGCCGCAGGGCTGA
- a CDS encoding ScbA/BarX family gamma-butyrolactone biosynthesis protein encodes MTTVSIDQTRTDNAVSQQPKELSFERTIDRQLVHRDSLGEVFVTDLREGASSGSYLAAAQLPRSHAYYGDHMLRPHSYDPILLLETARQAALAGAHAFFGVPRSHKFILTHLRIHLAHPELTTVGDSPFALHMDIRTGNIKLREGRTVGLDYEVRMSVAGVMIGQASVGLRFKSPESYTRLRTSNRNGRSLPSSASPIGQVTGTLVDPALVGRTSPENVVLLDADSSEAMATAALHVPGGHPSMFDHPQDHIPGMVLAEAARQLALFTALDMCGISAARTLLTDLSVVFTKFGELDEKTTLSAFVESRRGEDPEVYYTQGGALQADALTSRELAEQIVVNLTALQGGEPISKFSLSLGRLQGR; translated from the coding sequence ATGACGACTGTTTCGATCGACCAGACACGTACCGACAACGCCGTGAGCCAGCAGCCGAAGGAGCTCTCCTTCGAGCGCACCATCGACCGTCAGCTGGTCCACCGCGACAGCCTTGGCGAGGTCTTCGTCACCGACCTCCGGGAGGGCGCGAGCTCCGGCAGCTACCTGGCCGCCGCGCAGCTCCCGCGCTCGCACGCGTACTACGGCGACCACATGCTGCGCCCGCACAGCTACGACCCGATCCTCCTGCTGGAGACGGCCCGTCAGGCGGCGCTCGCCGGCGCCCACGCCTTCTTCGGCGTCCCGCGCAGCCACAAGTTCATCCTGACCCACCTGCGGATCCACCTCGCCCACCCTGAGCTGACCACGGTCGGCGACTCCCCGTTCGCCCTGCACATGGACATCCGGACGGGCAACATCAAGCTCCGTGAGGGCCGCACGGTCGGCCTCGACTACGAGGTCCGGATGTCCGTGGCCGGCGTGATGATCGGTCAGGCCTCCGTCGGCCTGCGCTTCAAGAGCCCCGAGAGCTACACCCGGCTGCGTACCAGCAACCGGAACGGCCGCTCCCTGCCCTCCTCGGCCTCCCCCATCGGCCAGGTCACCGGAACGCTCGTCGACCCGGCGCTCGTCGGCCGCACCTCCCCGGAGAACGTCGTGCTGCTCGACGCCGACAGCTCCGAGGCCATGGCCACGGCCGCCCTGCACGTCCCCGGCGGCCACCCCAGCATGTTCGACCACCCGCAGGACCACATCCCCGGCATGGTCCTGGCCGAGGCCGCCCGCCAGCTGGCGCTCTTCACCGCGCTCGACATGTGCGGCATATCGGCGGCGCGGACCCTGCTCACCGACCTCAGCGTCGTCTTCACCAAGTTCGGCGAGCTGGACGAGAAGACGACGCTGAGCGCCTTCGTCGAGAGCCGGCGGGGCGAGGACCCCGAGGTCTACTACACGCAGGGCGGCGCGCTGCAGGCGGACGCCCTGACCTCGCGCGAACTCGCCGAGCAGATCGTCGTCAACCTCACGGCGCTGCAGGGCGGCGAGCCGATCAGCAAGTTCAGCCTCTCCCTCGGCCGGCTCCAGGGCCGCTGA
- a CDS encoding MFS transporter codes for MPALNRSAPPASVRAPVIGAVSTCLVVATVYMTPPIFLEIAQTLRVDPVDARLAFFYVSLTYSLSFFVFGPLSDRFQAKTLATWGTVALVVLLAAASRAQSFGLFIAELAAAGVAAAAIPAATLALMPRIAPPGRAGTYFGVVIAASVAGITVGRSATGIVAGWLGWRSAVLLLALLNAVCLLALAALPRTETADRTTSALDAYRQALRMFTRGRVVRLLGIGALLFFGYLGAVTFLTFRLADPPFGLGASAIGLVSAIGLGALFGAPLSGAMIPRLGARRVVLAALPTALAGILVLAVAPSTPLVAVGLLLVFLGVFSCQPAVLVLLSEAVPAHNRGSASSSYMLTCLCSGSLSTMALGPVWRSHAWPGVITVACAAILAAILLALHATRPRRPQEGDADRAAAGTDSVPTSKK; via the coding sequence ATGCCGGCGCTGAACCGGTCCGCACCTCCCGCGTCGGTACGGGCGCCGGTCATCGGGGCCGTGTCCACCTGCCTGGTCGTGGCGACGGTCTACATGACGCCGCCGATCTTCCTGGAGATCGCGCAGACCCTGCGCGTCGACCCGGTGGACGCCCGCCTCGCGTTCTTCTACGTGAGCCTGACGTACTCGCTCTCGTTCTTCGTCTTCGGCCCCCTGTCCGACCGGTTCCAGGCGAAGACGCTGGCGACGTGGGGCACGGTCGCACTCGTCGTCCTGCTGGCGGCGGCCTCCCGCGCACAGAGCTTCGGCCTGTTCATCGCGGAGCTCGCCGCCGCCGGCGTGGCGGCCGCCGCCATCCCGGCGGCGACCCTCGCACTCATGCCGCGCATCGCCCCGCCCGGCAGGGCCGGCACGTACTTCGGCGTGGTGATCGCCGCATCGGTCGCGGGGATCACCGTGGGACGCTCCGCCACCGGCATCGTCGCCGGCTGGCTCGGCTGGCGCTCGGCCGTCCTGCTCCTCGCCCTGCTCAACGCCGTCTGTCTGCTCGCCCTCGCGGCGCTTCCCCGCACCGAGACGGCCGACCGGACCACCTCGGCGCTCGACGCCTACCGGCAGGCGCTGCGCATGTTCACCCGAGGGCGCGTCGTACGCCTCCTCGGGATCGGCGCCCTGCTGTTCTTCGGCTACCTCGGCGCCGTCACCTTCCTCACCTTCCGGCTGGCCGACCCGCCCTTCGGGCTCGGCGCCTCCGCGATCGGACTGGTCAGCGCCATCGGCCTGGGAGCACTGTTCGGCGCCCCGCTGTCCGGCGCGATGATCCCGCGGCTCGGCGCCCGGCGCGTCGTCCTGGCGGCCCTGCCCACGGCCCTCGCCGGAATCCTCGTGCTCGCCGTCGCACCGAGCACACCGCTCGTCGCGGTGGGGCTGCTCCTGGTCTTCCTCGGCGTGTTCTCCTGCCAGCCTGCGGTGCTCGTCCTGCTCTCGGAGGCCGTGCCCGCGCACAACCGGGGCAGCGCCTCGTCCAGCTACATGCTCACCTGCCTGTGCTCCGGAAGCCTCTCCACGATGGCGCTCGGACCGGTCTGGAGGAGCCACGCCTGGCCCGGGGTGATCACCGTGGCCTGCGCGGCGATCCTCGCCGCGATCCTGCTCGCACTCCACGCCACGCGCCCGCGGCGCCCCCAGGAGGGCGACGCCGACCGGGCGGCCGCGGGCACCGACTCCGTACCGACCAGCAAGAAGTGA
- a CDS encoding MarR family winged helix-turn-helix transcriptional regulator, with protein MRLPIDQRLGHHLKRVEQELSAAKHSCLRPFKLNVPQYSVLLTLSQEPGLSGAVLARRCMVTPQTMSSVLATLEGRGLVERKPHPVHSHILEARLTRTGQNLLTKADEAVTAVELLLTEEFTSAEAKALVSSLERCSTALAGAADTSARKSSSR; from the coding sequence ATGCGGCTCCCCATTGACCAGCGACTCGGCCACCACCTTAAGCGGGTGGAGCAGGAACTCAGCGCCGCCAAGCACAGCTGCTTGCGGCCCTTCAAGCTGAACGTCCCTCAATACAGCGTGCTGCTGACGCTTTCCCAGGAACCCGGCCTCTCCGGGGCCGTCCTGGCGCGCCGGTGCATGGTCACCCCCCAGACGATGTCGTCCGTCCTGGCGACGCTCGAGGGGCGAGGGCTGGTCGAACGCAAGCCGCATCCCGTCCACAGTCACATCCTCGAGGCCCGCCTCACCCGCACCGGGCAGAACCTTCTGACGAAGGCGGACGAGGCCGTGACGGCGGTGGAGCTGCTGCTGACCGAGGAGTTCACCTCCGCCGAGGCCAAGGCGCTGGTCTCCAGCCTGGAGCGGTGTTCCACGGCCCTGGCCGGCGCCGCGGACACCTCGGCCCGCAAGTCCTCTTCCCGCTGA
- a CDS encoding DoxX family membrane protein: MTRTARLTGRIRGAWSSFAGGYRKRSSAVLRISVGILFLWFGVLKFTPAMSPAEDIAIRAMGVMTFGAVPAEVSRPLLATMEVAIGLGLVTGILLRLALTVFFVHMLGVFSTLVILADEVWSSAPFVPTMDGQYILKNIVLIAACLAVATAQAAPAPAPGPAPAPADTGVEPQPEAAAEPQPEAGSQPEPESQPEPAARPVAAGSSLG, from the coding sequence ATGACACGAACCGCCCGACTCACCGGCCGGATACGCGGCGCCTGGTCGTCGTTCGCCGGCGGCTACCGCAAGCGCAGCTCGGCCGTCCTCAGGATCAGCGTCGGCATCCTCTTCCTCTGGTTCGGCGTACTGAAGTTCACGCCCGCCATGAGCCCGGCCGAGGACATCGCGATCCGCGCGATGGGCGTCATGACCTTCGGCGCCGTCCCGGCCGAGGTGTCGCGTCCGCTCCTGGCCACCATGGAGGTCGCGATCGGCCTCGGCCTGGTCACCGGCATCCTGCTGCGACTCGCGCTCACCGTCTTCTTCGTGCACATGCTCGGGGTGTTCTCCACCCTCGTGATCCTGGCCGACGAGGTGTGGTCCAGCGCTCCGTTCGTACCCACGATGGACGGCCAGTACATCCTCAAGAACATCGTTCTGATCGCCGCGTGCCTCGCCGTCGCCACGGCCCAGGCCGCCCCCGCCCCCGCCCCCGGGCCGGCCCCGGCTCCCGCCGACACCGGTGTCGAGCCGCAGCCGGAGGCCGCCGCCGAGCCCCAGCCGGAAGCCGGGTCCCAGCCGGAGCCCGAGTCCCAGCCGGAGCCCGCCGCCCGGCCCGTCGCGGCCGGCTCGTCCCTCGGCTGA